The Flavobacteriales bacterium DNA window GGCAGAAGCACTTGGTCGAACCCATTCGAAATATCCGCTTGCACGAGGTCTATACTGTACTGCCCGCATTTCAGTTTCAGATCATGCTCGAATTTCTGCATCGACTTCTGATAGGCTTCGCGAACTTCCAACGGATTCAGTTTCAGTTCTTCACCTGTTTCCATATCCACAAAACGGTACGGACGGTTCTCGAAATCGAAATCCAACTCTTTCTTTTTGTCCGTTACATGAAAAAGAATGACTTCATGCTTGTTGTGCTTCAAATGCTGAAGCGCATTCCAAAGGTCATCCTGTTCGCGTCCCGAATTCTCAATCATATCGCTGAAAAGAATGACCAACGATCTACGTTTGATCTTATCAGCAACCTCGTGCAAAGCCTTCGCTCCCGAACTACGTTTGTGTTTATCTTTCGGAAGCGGCTCCAACAGCTTTTCCAATTCGGTGAAAACCAACTTGGAATGCGTAGTTGTTGACTTGGTGTCGGTGTGGATTTCCACATCATCTGAGAACAACGAAAGGCCGAAAGCATCCCGCTGCTTTTTCAGCAAATGAACCAAAGCCGCAGCAGCGTAGGTTGAGAATCCGATCTTGTTCACATCGTTCTGCGAACTATTGTCTTTCACAGGAAAGTACATCGAAGAAGATGTATCGATCACGATCTGGCAGCGAAGGTTGGTTTCTTCCTCATACCGTTTCACGAACAGCTTTTCCGTTCTGGCGTAGAGTTTCCAGTCGATGTGACGAGTGGATTCGCCCGTGTTGTACAGTCGGTGTTCTGCAAACTCCACCGAAAATCCATGGAACGGACTTTTGTGTAAGCCCGTGATGAATCCCTCAACCACCTGCTTGGCGATGAGTTCCAGCTTGCTGAACTGCTTGACTTGTTGGCTATGTAGCGAAATGCTATTCATGGATTTGCTGTTACGAACTTAGGAATTCATCAATCGGAAAACATGAATTAGCCACAGAAACTCAGAATACACAGAAAAATTATCTCTGTGAAACCCTCTGTGAATTCTGAGTTTCTGTGGCGATAAAATGTTCATCACCCCATATATGACGAAATCCGACCCTGCGAGTATTGCAGAATCGGATTCGAATATTCGTACCGCGCAGCGGAATTCGTAATTGGTAACCTCAGACCAGCGCGTCCAATTTTGCTGAGAAAGTCTGCTTTGGAGCAGCGCCAACCTGCTTATCTACGATCTCGCCATTCTTGAAGAAAAGCAGTGTAGGGATATTTCGGATTCCGAATCGAGCAGCGGTTTCTGGGTTGTTGTCAACGTCAACTTTACCGATAACGGCTTTGCCATCGTAGTCGTTCGCCAACTCTTCAACGATCGGGCCTACCATGCGGCAAGGGCCACACCAAACTGCCCAAAAATCCACCAAAACAGGCTTGTCCGATTTCATTACAAGCTCTTCAAAATTCGCGTCTGTTAATTCTAATGCCATAATATTTAGATTTCGATTTGTTCTTTCAGCGCTGCCAAAAATAGGAAAACGCTATACGGTTTCTGTTATCAATTTCACTTCAGTCGCACTTCCAATCCAAGCTGATCGCGGATGTCGTAGATCATCTTTTGTTCGGGTCGCACGCGGATGGTTTTCGAATGCATGTCCACGTAAACGCCCTCGTTGTTGATGACCCGCATGTTCACTTTGCAACTTCCGGGATGTCCATCAAGAAACGTCCTTAAGTCGGAAATGTTTTCGGGACGGATCTCGTTCAGCGGCATGGTGATGGTGATGCTCGTGGTCTTCTTCTCAAGCACCTCGTTCAGCAGTTCGATGCTGTTGAGTTTGAACTCCTTTTCGGCTGGAACGCCATCGGCTTGATTTCCGCCCCAACGTCTTTCTTTCCAAACGCCACGCACGTAGAGGAAGAACTCCATATCGAGGTACTGGCGGAACTTGGTGTAATCCTCACCGAACAGGCGGAATTCCATCGAACCCTGTTTGTCCTCGATCTCGAAAATCCCGTACGGATTGTTCTGCTTGCTCATGCGATGCTGCACCGATGAGATGACGCCCGCAAACTTGTATTCGCCAGGACTTTTCTTGGCTTCTTCGGTTTGAAGTGAGGCAAGGTCGATGTTGCAGAAACGCTCCATCACCAGTTCAAAATCATCCAGCGGATGACCAGAAATGTAAACGCCAACCACTTCCTTTTCGGCTTTCAGTGCCTGAATGTTGCCCCATCTCTCGCACTTTGGCGGAACGGGTTCTGGGAGCTGAACATCGGATGCTTCTCCGAAGAGTGACACCTGCGAGCTGTTTTCCGCTTCCTGCGAACTTGCCCCAAACTTGATGGCCTTTTCCAAGAACGTTCCCGTTCCATCATCGAAGAAATATTGGCCACGATGACTGTTCTCAAATCCATCGAAAGCACCTGCCACAGCCAAGCTTTCCATGCATTTTCGGTTTGCTGCGCGAAGATCGATTCGTTTAGTGAGGTCGAAAATGGAGGTGAAGTTTCCGTTCTCTGCTCGTTCGTTGATGATCGCTTCAACCGCACCTTCACCCACACCTTTGATGGCACCTAAACCGAAACGGATTTCGCCTTTATCGTTCACGGCAAACTTGAACTGTGATTCATTCACATCAGGTCCCAGAACAGGAATTCCCATTCTGCGGCACTCATCCATGAAGAACGTCACCTTTTTGATGTCGTTCATGTTGTGCGTCATCACCGAAGCCATGTACTCGGCAGGGTAATTCGCTTTGAGGTAACCCGTGTGGAACGCCACCACCGAATAGCACGTGGAGTGCGATTTGTTGAACGCGTAGGCCGCGAATTCCTCCCAGTCGGCCCAGATCTTCTCAGCGATCTTGGTGTCGTGGCCATTCTTGGCGCAGCCTTCTAAGAACTGCGGTTTAAGCTTTTGCAGCAGGGCGAAGATCTTCTTACCCATCGCTTTCCGCAGCACGTCCGCATCACCTTTGGAGAAGCCCGCCAGTTTCTGCGACAACAGCATCACCTGCTCCTGATAGACCGAAATTCCGTACGTCTCGGCCAAGTATTCCTCCATTTCGGGCAGGTCGTACGTGATCTCCTCCTCACCATGCTTCCGCTTGATGAAGTTCGGAATGTACTTCAGCGGCCCTGGGCGATACAGCGCGTTCATCGCAATGAGGTCGGCAAACTTGTCGGGTTTCAGCGCGCGCAGGTGCTTTTGCATTCCAGGCGATTCAAACTGAAACGTTCCGTTCGTCTGGCCTTTCTGATAAAGCTCGTATGTTTTCGGGTCGTCAAGCGGAATCTCATCGGGGTCGATGTCGATGTTGTGACGCATCTTCACCAGCTTGGTCGCATCCTTAATAATGGACAGCGTTTTCAGCCCGAGGAAGTCCATTTTCAGCATCCCTGCCGATTCCACCACACTGTTGTCGAACTGCGTTACCGCGAGGTCGGAATCCTTGGCGGTGGTAACGGGAATGTGATTGGTGATGTCATCAGGCGTGATGATCACACCACAAGCGTGGATGCCCGTGTTTCGGATGGAGCCTTCGAGCACGCGCGCCTCGTTGATGGTCAGGGCTATTTCATCTCTTCCTTCCGAAAGTTTTTTGAGTTCTTCCGCTTGCGCGACACGCTCTCCGTCACCGTTCAGTTTCTCTTTCAGTGCCTTCTCATCCAGCCCGAAAATCTTTCCGAGACTGATGTCTGGAATCAACTTCGCGATGCGGTCAGCATCGGCCAATGGAAGGTTCAGAACACGCGCGGTATCACGGATGGCCGATTTGGCCGCCATGCTACCGTACGTGATGATCTGCGCCACCTGATTCTTGCCGTATTTGTTCACCACCCAATCAATAATCTTGCCGCGACCTTCATCATCAAAGTCGATGTCGATATCGGGAAGCGACACACGGTCTGGGTTCAGGAAACGCTCAAACAGCAGGTCGTAAGCAATCGGGTCTACATTCGTAATTCCGATGCAATACGCCACAGCCGAACCCGCAGCCGAACCACGACCAGGTCCAACGGAAACTCCCATTTTGCGCGCTTCGGAAGTGAAATCCTGCACAATCAAGAAGTAACCTGGATAACCTGAATTGGCAATCGTTTGCAATTCGAAATCCAAGCGTTCTCGAATATCATCGGTTATCTCGCCATAACGCTTTTCAGCACCTATATATGTTAGGTGGCGGAGGTACGCGTTCTCACCGCGCTTGCCACCATCTTTTGCGTCCTCGGGATCAACGAATTCCTGAGGAATGTTGAAGACCGGGAGCAACACATCCTGCTTCAGTTTGAACGGCTCGATCTTGTCCACGATCTCACCGATGGTCTCAAAAGCCTCCGGCACATGCGCAAAGATCTTCTTCATCTCATCCTGAGACTTGAAGTAGAACTGGTCGTTCGGGAAAAGGCGTTTGATGTAATCCCTTCCGCGCGATTCCTCATCGATCTTCACGCCCTCTTTCAGGCAGCAAAGAATGTCGTGCGCGCGCTGATCCTTCTGGTTGAGGTAGTAAACGTTATTGCTCGGGAAATACTTGACGTTGTGCTTCTTGGCGAATTCCAGCAGCGTTTCATTCACCCGCTTTTCACCTGGCTGACCGTGGTCGATCAGCTCCACGTAAAAGTCGTCTCCAAAATGCTCCTTGTACCAAAGGAACGCTTCTTCAGCCTGCTTTTCGCCCACATTGAGAATGAGGTAAGGCACTTCGCCACCAGGCCCGCCTGTGGAAACGATCAGGTTCTCCTTGTACTGTAGAAGAACCTCTTTATCGATACGCGGAACGTAGTAAAAACCTTCTGCGAACGAGATGGAACTCAGCTTCGCCAGGTTGTGGTAACCCGCCTTGTTTTTGGCCAGCACTACCGTTTG harbors:
- a CDS encoding DUF58 domain-containing protein, whose protein sequence is MNSISLHSQQVKQFSKLELIAKQVVEGFITGLHKSPFHGFSVEFAEHRLYNTGESTRHIDWKLYARTEKLFVKRYEEETNLRCQIVIDTSSSMYFPVKDNSSQNDVNKIGFSTYAAAALVHLLKKQRDAFGLSLFSDDVEIHTDTKSTTTHSKLVFTELEKLLEPLPKDKHKRSSGAKALHEVADKIKRRSLVILFSDMIENSGREQDDLWNALQHLKHNKHEVILFHVTDKKKELDFDFENRPYRFVDMETGEELKLNPLEVREAYQKSMQKFEHDLKLKCGQYSIDLVQADISNGFDQVLLPYLLKRKKLY
- the trxA gene encoding thioredoxin, with product MALELTDANFEELVMKSDKPVLVDFWAVWCGPCRMVGPIVEELANDYDGKAVIGKVDVDNNPETAARFGIRNIPTLLFFKNGEIVDKQVGAAPKQTFSAKLDALV
- the dnaE gene encoding DNA polymerase III subunit alpha, producing MYLIYDTETTGLPKDYNAPITDAENWPRLVQLAWQLHAKDGSLIEAQNFIVKPDGFDIPFNSEQVHGISTKKALEEGIPLQEALDRFTEVLGKSQIVAGHNIEFDINIMGAEYMRMGDSAPIMDLPSIDTKDESTEFCAIPGGRGGQFKWPKLTELHVKLFGEAFDEAHNAAADVAATARCFLELIRIGIITSEKAGLSAEEFQTYKEVNPTPFETEDIEIEAQVAASKKKRDTTSPDATTSAKAVKHDFAHLHCHSQFSVLQATIQIKNLVNRAVEFGMPAVALTDHANMFGTFHFVMEVENANREIAAHNEKIASGEAQGQPKTPLKGIVGCEFYVTDDLKDRTKQNNGFQTVVLAKNKAGYHNLAKLSSISFAEGFYYVPRIDKEVLLQYKENLIVSTGGPGGEVPYLILNVGEKQAEEAFLWYKEHFGDDFYVELIDHGQPGEKRVNETLLEFAKKHNVKYFPSNNVYYLNQKDQRAHDILCCLKEGVKIDEESRGRDYIKRLFPNDQFYFKSQDEMKKIFAHVPEAFETIGEIVDKIEPFKLKQDVLLPVFNIPQEFVDPEDAKDGGKRGENAYLRHLTYIGAEKRYGEITDDIRERLDFELQTIANSGYPGYFLIVQDFTSEARKMGVSVGPGRGSAAGSAVAYCIGITNVDPIAYDLLFERFLNPDRVSLPDIDIDFDDEGRGKIIDWVVNKYGKNQVAQIITYGSMAAKSAIRDTARVLNLPLADADRIAKLIPDISLGKIFGLDEKALKEKLNGDGERVAQAEELKKLSEGRDEIALTINEARVLEGSIRNTGIHACGVIITPDDITNHIPVTTAKDSDLAVTQFDNSVVESAGMLKMDFLGLKTLSIIKDATKLVKMRHNIDIDPDEIPLDDPKTYELYQKGQTNGTFQFESPGMQKHLRALKPDKFADLIAMNALYRPGPLKYIPNFIKRKHGEEEITYDLPEMEEYLAETYGISVYQEQVMLLSQKLAGFSKGDADVLRKAMGKKIFALLQKLKPQFLEGCAKNGHDTKIAEKIWADWEEFAAYAFNKSHSTCYSVVAFHTGYLKANYPAEYMASVMTHNMNDIKKVTFFMDECRRMGIPVLGPDVNESQFKFAVNDKGEIRFGLGAIKGVGEGAVEAIINERAENGNFTSIFDLTKRIDLRAANRKCMESLAVAGAFDGFENSHRGQYFFDDGTGTFLEKAIKFGASSQEAENSSQVSLFGEASDVQLPEPVPPKCERWGNIQALKAEKEVVGVYISGHPLDDFELVMERFCNIDLASLQTEEAKKSPGEYKFAGVISSVQHRMSKQNNPYGIFEIEDKQGSMEFRLFGEDYTKFRQYLDMEFFLYVRGVWKERRWGGNQADGVPAEKEFKLNSIELLNEVLEKKTTSITITMPLNEIRPENISDLRTFLDGHPGSCKVNMRVINNEGVYVDMHSKTIRVRPEQKMIYDIRDQLGLEVRLK